A section of the Amblyomma americanum isolate KBUSLIRL-KWMA chromosome 2, ASM5285725v1, whole genome shotgun sequence genome encodes:
- the LOC144121211 gene encoding uncharacterized protein LOC144121211 produces the protein MRAKSFLLLLACIVVTSTLVCLYGDPKPALDGLVSETHRQLNNLKNLKVVPEQRDPQELERYLLHLGLSPATSAAGPSPSALLAVANESGPLPPVVGTAMGVDQLGRLQGFLEACQAHFPDHMVVVYALDFGPSELLAAQNLCNSSNCTLRTLNFDFYPPHVSNLKIYAYRPIIIQELVRESGGVLWVEPDYQLTGAPDPRRVVGRALREGLAAPWASQPQPTSALTHLGMFEFLRAPREAFFFQRMVDPSVLLLFDSPQVRGRLMLPWVRCALVADCITPVGAQSTGCRFDKKPLYRYSGCHRYDVSALNIILGLLYENNRQPYVFQDEDHFFRRIVDGSSDMPLSGQLPEANSTVNKLASR, from the exons ATGCGGGCCAAGAGCTTCCTCCTGTTGCTGGCATGCATCGTGGTGACCAGCACCCTCGTTTGTCTCTACGGGGACCCAAAGCCCGCCCTGGACGGGCTCGTCTCAGAGACGCATCGGCAGCTCAACAACCTCAAGAACCTGAAG GTTGTTCCCGAACAGCGTGACCCTCAGGAGCTGGAGCGGTACCTGCTGCACCTGGGCCTGTCGCCCGCCACGTCTGCAGCGGGTCCCTCCCCATCGGCTCTCCTGGCGGTGGCGAACGAGAGCGGCCCCCTGCCACCCGTGGTGGGCACAGCCATGGGCGTCGACCAGCTGGGGCGCCTGCAAGGCTTCCTGGAGGCCTGCCAGGCACACTTCCCCGACCATATGGTGGTCGTCTACGCGCTGGACTTTGGCCCTTCCGAGCTGCTCGCA GCACAAAACTTGTGTAACTCTAGTAACTGCACCTTGCGCACACTCAACTTCGACTTCTACCCGCCACATGTGAGCAACCTCAAGATTTATGCCTACCGGCCTATTATAATTCAG GAGTTAGTGCGGGAGTCTGGCGGTGTGCTCTGGGTGGAGCCAGACTACCAGTTGACAGGGGCACCGGACCCACGGCGTGTGGTGGGCCGGGCACTGCGCGAGGGTCTCGCAGCGCCCTGGGCTTCCCAGCCACAGCCCACATCGGCACTCACCCACCTGGGCATGTTCGAGTTCCTGCGGGCTCCCCGCGAGGCCTTCTTCTTCCAGCGCATGGTCGACCCTTCAGTCCTGCTCCTGTTCGACTCCCCTCAG GTACGAGGCCGCTTGATGCTGCCATGGGTGCGGTGTGCCCTGGTGGCGGACTGCATCACTCCGGTGGGAGCCCAGAGCACAGGCTGCCGCTTTGATAAGAAGCCCCTCTACCGGTATTCGGGCTGCCATAG ATATGACGTGTCTGCTTTGAACATTATCCTGGGCCTGCTCTACGAGAACAACCGGCAGCCGTACGTGTTTCAGGACGAGGACCACTTCTTCCGGCGGATTGTGGACGGCAGCAGCGACATGCCGCTGTCTGGCCAGCTACCCGAGGCAAACAGCACGGTCAACAAATTAGCTTCTCGATAA